The following are encoded together in the Zingiber officinale cultivar Zhangliang chromosome 8A, Zo_v1.1, whole genome shotgun sequence genome:
- the LOC122010311 gene encoding uncharacterized protein LOC122010311, whose amino-acid sequence MTRSRLACPVSTSPLSTSTLGISLRFATPTATGGSNTRSSVGTWTARSSSSIESSRPSMSSIIARGTLGCPHREVDLAMETDMDRDKGPQKMSNGAPLEKETDDTLMEKETDSFKHGRKEGCRHGGGITRAWHGWIQDSRDQYTKERLDLVIDQYTKRLDSVTTVLF is encoded by the exons ATGACCAGATCGAGACTGGCCTGTCCGGTCTCAACATCCCCGCTGAGTACAAGTACGCTAGGGATCTCCTTAAGGTTTGCGACTCCGACCGCGACGGGCGGGTCGAATACCAGGAGTTCCGTAGGTACATGGACGGCAAGGAGCTCGAGCTCTATCGAATCTTCCAGGCCATCGATGTCGAGCATAATTGCCCGAGGAACTCTGGGATGCCCTCATCGAG AGGTTGATTTGGCTATGGAAACAGATATGGATCGCGATAAGGGCCCTCAGAAGATGTCAAATGGTGCACCATTAGAGAAGGAAACGGATGACACACTCATGGAGAAGGAAACTGACA GTTTCAAGCATGGGCGAAAAGAAGGGTGTCGACATGGAGGAGGGATCACTAGAGCTTGGCATGG GTGGATACAGGACAGTCGAGATCAGTACACTAAGGAGCGTCTGGATTTAGTAATTGATCAGTACACTAAGCGTCTGGATTCAGTAACTACTGTACTGTTTTga